A single window of Streptomyces griseoviridis DNA harbors:
- the asnB gene encoding asparagine synthase (glutamine-hydrolyzing), with translation MCGIAGTASLGSGAFHPSFPSAACAAMAHRGPDETGSFASGGTALAMCRLKVLGLHDGSQPVYSDDGSVVCVLNGEIYNHRELRAFLASRGRPVRGGSDAQVLPHLYQELGEEFVERLHGMFAVAVHDLRANRLVLATDRVGKKPLFLAAPAGGGVAFASELPALLLHPGIGRETDPVAIDQYLSYRVVPAPHTVYRQVRKLEPATVAVFEPGKPERRRVYWEFGFTNELTDVPQAEIDDTVDALLQEAVRDRLESEVPLGSMLSGGLDSSLVTAIATRQLGRPLHTFSVGFEHAAFDESAHALAMAEHCGTRHHVYRIGAADALEAVDTVLTHMGEPYAFPSAIAASCMYRLARRHVTVVLTGDGSDEIFCGYGRYRRLRDLGGAGDLADRYERVLVDGVPGALKDRLYTDAFAARLPGHPHNYLRDRFARTDPAAPDLDRAMHVDSGFWLSDAQLVKIDRMSMAHSVEPRSPFLDHRLIDYVSRVPADRKLVGDQEKAPLKRVAARYLPRQILERRKQELAVPLESWLGTELRPVISGTLLSEPSLERGYFDPDQLRTVVREFRPEHSYALWTLFMLERWHQLQADTADREPAAAGLV, from the coding sequence GTGTGCGGTATAGCCGGCACGGCGTCCCTGGGAAGCGGCGCCTTCCACCCGTCCTTCCCGTCCGCCGCCTGCGCCGCCATGGCGCACCGGGGCCCCGACGAGACCGGGTCCTTCGCCTCGGGCGGCACGGCCCTCGCGATGTGCCGGCTCAAGGTCCTCGGCCTGCACGACGGTTCGCAGCCCGTGTACAGCGACGACGGCAGCGTCGTCTGCGTCCTCAACGGCGAGATCTACAACCACCGCGAGCTGCGCGCCTTCCTCGCCTCCCGGGGCCGCCCGGTGCGCGGCGGCAGCGACGCGCAGGTGCTGCCGCACCTCTACCAGGAGCTGGGTGAGGAGTTCGTCGAGCGGCTGCACGGCATGTTCGCGGTCGCCGTCCACGACCTGCGCGCAAACCGGCTGGTCCTGGCGACCGACCGGGTCGGCAAGAAGCCCCTGTTCCTCGCGGCCCCCGCGGGCGGCGGGGTGGCGTTCGCGTCGGAGCTGCCCGCGCTGCTGCTGCACCCCGGCATCGGCCGGGAGACCGACCCCGTCGCCATCGACCAGTACCTGAGCTACCGGGTCGTCCCCGCCCCGCACACCGTCTACCGGCAGGTGCGGAAGCTGGAGCCGGCGACCGTCGCGGTCTTCGAGCCGGGAAAGCCCGAACGCCGACGCGTCTACTGGGAGTTCGGGTTCACCAACGAACTGACGGACGTGCCGCAGGCGGAGATCGACGACACCGTCGACGCCCTGCTCCAGGAGGCGGTGCGCGACCGGCTCGAGTCGGAGGTGCCGCTCGGCTCGATGCTCAGCGGCGGCCTCGACTCGAGCCTGGTGACGGCCATCGCCACCCGGCAGCTGGGGCGGCCCCTGCACACCTTCTCCGTCGGGTTCGAGCACGCCGCGTTCGACGAGTCGGCGCACGCCCTCGCCATGGCCGAGCACTGCGGGACCCGGCACCACGTGTACCGGATCGGCGCGGCGGACGCCCTGGAGGCCGTCGACACCGTCCTCACCCACATGGGAGAGCCCTACGCGTTCCCGTCGGCGATCGCCGCGTCCTGCATGTACCGGCTGGCCCGTCGGCATGTCACGGTGGTGCTGACCGGTGACGGCTCCGACGAGATCTTCTGCGGGTACGGCCGCTACCGGCGGCTGCGCGACCTAGGGGGCGCGGGCGACCTCGCCGACCGCTACGAGCGGGTCCTGGTGGACGGGGTGCCGGGCGCGCTGAAGGACCGGCTGTACACGGACGCCTTCGCCGCGCGGCTCCCCGGCCACCCGCACAACTACCTGCGGGACCGTTTCGCGCGCACCGACCCGGCCGCCCCGGACCTGGACCGGGCCATGCACGTCGACAGCGGATTCTGGCTCTCCGACGCGCAGTTGGTGAAGATCGACCGGATGTCGATGGCGCACTCGGTGGAGCCCCGCAGCCCGTTCCTCGACCACCGGCTCATCGACTACGTCAGCCGCGTCCCGGCGGACCGCAAGCTCGTCGGCGACCAGGAGAAGGCCCCGCTCAAGCGGGTGGCGGCCCGCTATCTGCCCCGGCAGATCCTGGAGCGCCGCAAACAGGAGCTGGCCGTGCCGCTGGAGAGCTGGCTGGGCACCGAGCTGCGCCCTGTCATCAGCGGCACCCTGCTGTCCGAACCCTCCCTGGAGCGCGGCTACTTCGACCCCGACCAACTGCGCACCGTGGTCCGGGAGTTCCGCCCCGAGCACAGCTACGCGCTGTGGACCCTCTTCATGCTGGAGCGCTGGCACCAGCTCCAGGCGGACACGGCGGACCGCGAGCCGGCCGCCGCCGGCCTGGTCTGA
- a CDS encoding aspartyl/asparaginyl beta-hydroxylase domain-containing protein → MSSSAPLLDTVPMPAEGVRLKPAFDAGRLLRELTSLREHTWDQQRVYSEDGVGAATEVDWRCLALRSPGGEADRTDPGGPGPRDFADTEWLDRIPYVREVLEFIPAPLHAVRFMALGPDTVGIDHTDPKYGPRWGVGRLHVPVVTNPGAVLVLDGVEHRWQPGEFWFGDFSRTHRVQNTGTEHRVHLVIDVLVTPGLAALFPESWQSYFRDGEVLYNRQENPQTPDEVRRLATRFPVPETFHLWEDDTPLSADLPVRTASLAEQDGRAVLRLADGRVFALVHLGDHEYRFAGWSEERTLQVFPDGPDPRVVLRTRAGSGVDELTVTAERLPA, encoded by the coding sequence ATGTCATCCTCCGCACCGCTCCTCGACACCGTGCCCATGCCCGCCGAGGGCGTCCGACTCAAGCCCGCGTTCGACGCGGGACGGCTGCTGCGCGAGCTGACCTCCCTGCGCGAGCACACCTGGGACCAGCAGCGCGTCTACAGCGAGGACGGCGTCGGCGCCGCCACCGAGGTCGACTGGCGGTGCCTCGCGCTGCGCAGCCCCGGCGGCGAGGCCGACCGCACCGACCCGGGCGGCCCGGGACCGCGCGACTTCGCCGACACCGAGTGGCTCGACCGCATCCCCTACGTCCGCGAGGTCCTGGAGTTCATCCCGGCCCCGCTGCACGCCGTCCGGTTCATGGCGCTCGGCCCCGACACCGTCGGCATCGACCACACCGACCCCAAGTACGGGCCGCGTTGGGGCGTCGGACGGCTGCACGTGCCGGTCGTCACCAACCCCGGCGCCGTCCTCGTCCTCGACGGCGTCGAACACCGCTGGCAGCCGGGCGAGTTCTGGTTCGGCGACTTCAGCCGCACCCACCGGGTGCAGAACACGGGCACCGAGCACCGGGTGCACCTGGTGATCGACGTGCTGGTCACCCCCGGCCTCGCGGCTCTCTTCCCGGAGAGCTGGCAGAGCTACTTCCGGGACGGCGAGGTCCTCTACAACCGGCAGGAGAACCCGCAGACCCCGGACGAGGTCCGCAGGCTCGCCACCCGCTTCCCGGTCCCGGAGACCTTCCACCTGTGGGAGGACGACACCCCGCTCTCCGCCGATCTGCCGGTGCGGACCGCGTCCCTGGCCGAGCAGGACGGGCGGGCGGTGCTGCGGCTGGCCGACGGCCGGGTGTTCGCGCTGGTGCACCTCGGCGACCACGAGTACCGGTTCGCCGGCTGGAGCGAGGAGCGCACCCTCCAGGTCTTCCCCGACGGCCCCGACCCCCGGGTGGTGCTGCGCACCCGGGCCGGCAGCGGGGTCGACGAACTGACCGTGACCGCCGAGCGCCTGCCCGCCTGA
- a CDS encoding MFS transporter: protein MTPSSPSRQDTDAVDAADGAEPAAHSPVLLGPVRRWFAVAAVGTGVFAFTTTEMVPIGLLPAMSGDLRVSEGTVGLSVTLYGAIAGVFAPVLTAATRRFDRRLLLLLVLAIFVAGNAFTALSSSYGVLMVSRLLTGFAHGVMWSIAASIAVRLVPPAQSVRATAVVFSGISIASVVGVPFGTFVGGLSDWRTAFWSISAIGVLILATAAFLLPPMAPRAVVRLAELPRLLRDRNLRIATLVTAAMVTGHFAAYTYVAPFLEQDAGIPSHWVSGLLLLYGVAGVVGNFAGGAAAARALRATTLSCVLLLATAVVLLVANGSWHPGTVILLLVWGVAYTALPVCLQTLVFASAPQAAEAATSLYICAFNVSIALGALVGGWAVDASGPSSVMFLGAGFSVLAALLMTRYRVERAD from the coding sequence GTGACACCCTCGTCCCCCTCCCGCCAGGACACCGACGCGGTGGACGCCGCGGACGGCGCGGAACCCGCCGCGCACTCCCCCGTGCTCCTCGGACCGGTGCGCCGATGGTTCGCCGTCGCCGCCGTCGGCACCGGAGTCTTCGCCTTCACCACCACCGAGATGGTCCCGATCGGACTGCTCCCCGCGATGAGCGGCGACCTGCGGGTCTCCGAGGGCACCGTGGGCCTCTCGGTCACCCTGTACGGCGCCATCGCGGGCGTCTTCGCGCCCGTGCTGACCGCGGCGACCCGCCGCTTCGACCGGCGGCTGCTGCTCCTGCTGGTCCTCGCGATCTTCGTCGCGGGCAACGCGTTCACCGCGCTGTCGTCGTCGTACGGCGTCCTCATGGTCTCGCGGCTGCTGACCGGCTTCGCGCACGGCGTGATGTGGTCGATCGCCGCGTCCATCGCCGTCCGGCTGGTGCCGCCCGCGCAGTCGGTGCGGGCCACCGCCGTCGTCTTCAGCGGCATCTCCATCGCGTCGGTGGTCGGCGTGCCGTTCGGCACCTTCGTCGGCGGGCTCTCCGACTGGCGCACCGCGTTCTGGTCGATCTCCGCGATCGGCGTGCTGATCCTCGCCACGGCGGCCTTCCTGCTGCCCCCGATGGCGCCGCGCGCCGTGGTCAGGCTCGCCGAACTGCCCCGGCTGCTGCGCGACCGCAACCTGCGGATAGCCACCCTCGTCACGGCCGCCATGGTGACCGGCCACTTCGCCGCGTACACCTATGTGGCGCCGTTCCTCGAACAGGACGCGGGCATCCCCTCCCACTGGGTCAGCGGCCTGCTGCTCCTGTACGGCGTCGCCGGCGTCGTCGGGAACTTCGCGGGCGGCGCCGCGGCGGCCCGCGCGCTGCGCGCCACCACCCTCAGCTGCGTCCTGCTGCTCGCCACCGCCGTCGTCCTGCTGGTGGCGAACGGCAGTTGGCACCCGGGCACGGTGATCCTGCTGCTGGTGTGGGGCGTCGCGTACACGGCGCTGCCGGTCTGCCTGCAGACGCTGGTGTTCGCCAGCGCCCCGCAGGCCGCGGAGGCGGCGACCTCGCTGTACATCTGCGCGTTCAACGTGTCGATCGCGCTCGGCGCGCTCGTCGGCGGCTGGGCCGTGGACGCGTCGGGGCCGTCGTCCGTGATGTTCCTGGGCGCCGGATTCAGTGTGCTGGCCGCCCTGTTGATGACCCGGTACCGCGTCGAGCGCGCCGACTAG
- a CDS encoding ATP-grasp domain-containing protein — protein sequence MTTFRASGGPPAPDPADGFRPAVVVITDLIVFAKHLRLLDAAQERGVAPLFVFGPETPDRELARHRADPDHPLSRLPDDDVLHLPDTSLETLLRGVAPWLRERPVRAVLNVGEVFVEAAGALAQSLGLPGPGTHAARVCRNKLLQRLAAPGLAPRWTVLDQGRAGAAGDWHAYPAVLKPASRMSSSGVRAVAGPDEVGPLLPGYDAGELVLLEERIAGREYSVESLVRDGVVLWAGITAKDTNESDTSFFTETGHTSPAPHLTPAQEALLLDANSAFLRAVRFGTGMSHAEFRLTAEDRVVLMEAAARPPGDAITRLWRLATGMDLDAALLDLALGTDPVTAPPRRRARQVYLDHPRGLLTDVSAADVPVHWVGERGRWPDLPPAAADAPSRGHAVLVSRSRGDLLGDQADSQGRSVSVVLDGPLGADLDAVTRETARAVTIRAVPLAAAGRSEEAVR from the coding sequence ATGACCACCTTCCGTGCCAGCGGCGGGCCGCCCGCGCCGGACCCCGCCGACGGCTTCCGGCCCGCCGTCGTCGTCATCACCGACCTGATCGTGTTCGCCAAACACCTGCGGCTGCTCGACGCGGCTCAGGAGCGGGGCGTGGCACCGCTGTTCGTCTTCGGCCCCGAGACCCCTGACCGCGAACTCGCCCGGCACCGCGCCGACCCCGACCACCCGCTCTCCCGCCTCCCCGACGACGACGTCCTGCACCTGCCCGACACCTCCCTGGAGACCCTGCTGCGCGGTGTCGCGCCCTGGCTGCGGGAGCGCCCGGTGCGCGCCGTGCTCAACGTCGGCGAGGTGTTCGTGGAGGCCGCGGGGGCCCTGGCGCAGAGCCTCGGGCTGCCGGGGCCCGGCACGCACGCGGCGCGCGTCTGCCGCAACAAGCTGCTCCAGCGGCTGGCGGCGCCCGGCCTCGCGCCGCGCTGGACCGTCCTCGACCAGGGCCGCGCCGGGGCCGCCGGAGACTGGCACGCCTATCCCGCGGTCCTCAAACCGGCCTCGCGGATGTCGAGTTCGGGGGTGCGCGCGGTCGCGGGACCCGACGAGGTGGGCCCGCTGCTGCCCGGCTACGACGCCGGTGAACTGGTCCTTCTGGAGGAGCGGATCGCCGGCCGCGAGTACTCGGTGGAGAGCCTGGTCCGTGACGGCGTGGTGCTGTGGGCGGGGATCACCGCCAAGGACACCAACGAGTCGGACACCTCGTTCTTCACCGAGACCGGCCACACCTCGCCCGCCCCGCACCTCACCCCCGCGCAGGAGGCGCTGCTGCTCGACGCCAACAGCGCGTTCCTGCGGGCCGTCCGGTTCGGCACCGGGATGAGCCACGCCGAGTTCCGGCTGACCGCCGAGGACCGGGTGGTGCTGATGGAGGCCGCCGCACGGCCGCCGGGCGACGCGATCACCCGGCTGTGGCGGCTGGCGACCGGGATGGACCTGGACGCCGCCCTGCTCGACCTGGCCCTCGGCACCGACCCGGTCACCGCGCCGCCGCGCCGCCGTGCCCGGCAGGTCTACCTCGACCATCCGCGCGGTCTGCTGACGGACGTGAGCGCCGCCGACGTCCCCGTGCACTGGGTCGGCGAGCGGGGCCGCTGGCCCGATCTGCCGCCGGCCGCCGCCGACGCGCCGTCCCGGGGCCACGCCGTGCTGGTCAGCCGCAGCCGGGGCGATCTGCTCGGCGACCAGGCCGACTCGCAGGGCCGGTCGGTCTCCGTCGTCCTCGACGGGCCGCTCGGCGCCGACCTCGACGCCGTCACCCGGGAGACCGCCCGCGCGGTGACCATCCGCGCCGTGCCGCTCGCGGCGGCCGGCCGGTCCGAGGAGGCCGTCCGATGA
- a CDS encoding oxamate carbamoyltransferase subunit AllG family protein has translation MSGGPGTASAAGSARGTAADDANERAVARLTGSRPVLETVARAGDVVRGLTDRTILVSGPPMAWDRYTGGQRRAIIGGALYEGLAGDEAEAEALLADGFLTVRPSHDHATVGSLTGVCTASMPVLVVHDQASGRRAFCRMNEGADRASLTFGVWDDGVEARLRHVSDIVSPALAEVLERMGGLAVGPIVRRALTMGDDLHSRHKAAGALFRAEVLDAVLDLSRQGVTRRYRALAGYLRSAEYLFLHIVMAAAKAAADSASHLAGSSLVTAMNLNEKEFGLRVSGLGDRWLTAPLPPVATLRGRLYDGWSTDDLAYVGGESLITETIGLGGMAAAAAMPLQDHSAGSPPEMLRTTERMYRITLREHPDYRIPALAYRGVPCGIDVRRVAETGVVPAIHLGATLRDGGHAGAVLFRPPLEPFERAVELLSNEPTLTPARPGDPL, from the coding sequence ATGAGCGGCGGTCCCGGCACCGCGTCCGCCGCGGGCAGCGCGCGGGGCACCGCCGCCGACGACGCCAACGAGCGGGCGGTGGCCCGGCTGACCGGCTCCCGGCCCGTGCTGGAGACGGTGGCCCGCGCGGGTGACGTCGTCCGCGGTCTGACCGACCGCACCATCCTCGTCTCCGGGCCGCCGATGGCGTGGGACCGCTACACGGGCGGCCAGCGGCGGGCGATCATCGGCGGCGCGCTCTACGAGGGCCTGGCGGGCGACGAGGCGGAGGCCGAGGCGCTGCTCGCCGACGGCTTCCTCACCGTCCGCCCGTCCCACGACCACGCGACCGTGGGCTCCCTCACCGGCGTGTGCACCGCGTCGATGCCGGTGCTCGTGGTCCATGACCAGGCGTCGGGGCGGCGCGCGTTCTGCCGGATGAACGAGGGCGCCGACCGGGCGTCGCTCACCTTCGGGGTCTGGGACGACGGCGTCGAGGCGCGGCTGCGGCACGTCAGCGACATCGTCTCGCCCGCCCTCGCCGAGGTGCTCGAGCGGATGGGCGGGCTCGCGGTCGGGCCGATCGTGCGCCGGGCCCTGACGATGGGCGACGACCTGCACAGCCGTCACAAGGCGGCGGGGGCGCTGTTCAGGGCCGAGGTGCTGGACGCCGTCCTCGACCTGTCGCGGCAGGGCGTCACCCGCAGGTACCGGGCGCTGGCCGGATATCTGCGCTCCGCCGAGTACCTGTTCCTGCACATCGTGATGGCCGCGGCCAAGGCCGCGGCCGACAGCGCCTCCCATCTCGCGGGCAGCAGCCTCGTCACCGCGATGAACCTGAACGAGAAGGAGTTCGGGCTGCGGGTCTCCGGCCTCGGCGACCGCTGGCTGACCGCTCCGCTCCCGCCCGTCGCCACCCTGCGCGGCCGGCTCTACGACGGCTGGAGCACCGACGACCTCGCGTACGTCGGAGGCGAGAGCCTCATCACGGAGACCATCGGCCTCGGCGGGATGGCGGCGGCCGCCGCCATGCCGTTGCAGGACCACTCCGCCGGATCGCCGCCCGAGATGCTCCGCACCACCGAGCGCATGTACCGGATCACGCTGCGGGAGCACCCCGACTACCGCATCCCCGCCCTCGCCTACCGCGGCGTGCCGTGCGGCATAGACGTACGGCGGGTCGCGGAGACCGGCGTCGTCCCCGCGATCCACCTGGGCGCCACGCTCCGCGACGGCGGCCACGCCGGCGCCGTCCTCTTCCGTCCCCCGCTCGAACCCTTCGAGCGGGCGGTCGAACTGCTGTCCAACGAACCGACCCTCACCCCCGCACGACCCGGAGATCCCCTGTGA